One window of the Cryptomeria japonica chromosome 7, Sugi_1.0, whole genome shotgun sequence genome contains the following:
- the LOC131057433 gene encoding fatty acyl-CoA reductase 1 — protein MTMETAEFLRGKTILIVGATGFLGKVFVEKILRVQPDVKCIYTLIRSTNEESARAKLQKEVISKQLFGLLREHYKGERYQEFMARKLVPVVGDVALNDLGIKESIRDELFGKVEIVVNSAATTNFYERYDISMKVNALGSKNVIDFCKQCRNLHLLCHISTAYVNVGSMGVVREEVVRMGEKVSYSGGEISLPQIESECNLIEQTMKELKNVLGEAWSDEKESKYMKEFGAERAMNFGWPNAYVFTKAVGELMVDYFREDIPTVIIRPAIIESSLKEPIPGWMEGNRMIDPVMIGYGKGRISCFLADPQLVLDVIPVDMVANCMIASIARHASQPGLSVYHVASSNVNPVKYSVAADAVYNYFSAHPCTSKNGSIVRVNKLRSLESMATFKLYMTLYYLIPLQILYVVDKLLLGYFRLEPLYNILLQKYSFALKLAQIYEPFLFFKGAFDISNTEDLWNEMSERDQENFNFDVKSIDWKHYFMKSHIPGLVKYVM, from the exons ATGACAATGGAGACTGCCGAGTTTCTCAGGGGTAAAACCATTCTCATAGTTGGCGCCACTGGTTTTCTGGGCAAAG TTTTTGTGGAGAAAATCCTGCGAGTGCAACCAGATGTGAAGTGTATTTATACACTTATAAGGTCTACAAATGAGGAATCTGCTCGAGCCAAACTACAGAAAGAG GTGATATCCAAACAGTTGTTTGGGCTTCTGCGGGAGCATTACAAGGGAGAAAGGTATCAGGAATTCATGGCAAGGAAACTTGTTCCTGTTGTTGGAGACGTGGCACTCAATGATCTCGGAATCAAGGAGAGCATAAGGGACGAACTCTTTGGAAAGGTAGAAATTGTTGTCAATTCTGCTGCCACTACGAACTTTTATGAGAG GTACGATATTTCCATGAAAGTCAATGCATTGGGAAGTAAGAATGTCATCGACTTTTGTAAACAATGCCGCAACCTTCATCTTCTCTGCCATATCTCAACCG CTTATGTAAATGTTGGGAGCATGGGCGTGGTAAGAGAAGAAGTCGTAAGGATGGGAGAAAAGGTTTCCTACAGCGGTGGAGAAATATCTCTCCCTCAGATAGAGTCCGAATGCAATTTAATAGAGCAGACAATGAAAGAACTCAAGAATGTTTTAGGTGAGGCATGGTCGGATGAAAAGGAGTCCAAATATATGAAGGAATTCGGGGCAGAAAG GGCGATGAACTTTGGATGGCCAAACGCTTATGTTTTCACAAAAGCAGTTGGAGAGTTGATGGTGGATTATTTCAGGGAAGATATACCAACTGTTATCATTCGTCCAGCAATAATTGAGAGTAGCTTAAAAGAGCCAATCCCAGGATGGATGGAAGGCAACAG GATGATTGACCCTGTGATGATTGGATATGGAAAGGGACGAATCTCATGCTTCCTTGCTGATCCTCAACTAGTGCTGGATGTT ATTCCAGTGGACATGGTTGCTAATTGCATGATAGCATCGATAGCGAGGCACGCATCACAGCCGGGTCTATCTGTCTATCACGTAGCTTCCTCAAATGTAAACCCAGTGAAGTACAGTGTGGCTGCCGATGCTGTGTATAACTACTTTTCAGCACATCCGTGCACATCAAAGAATGGGAGCATCGTGAGAGTGAACAAACTACGCTCTCTAGAAAGCATGGCCACCTTCAAACTTTACATGACTCTCTATTACCTAATACCTCTCCAG ATACTTTATGTTGTGGATAAGCTTCTACTGGGCTACTTTAGGCTGGAACCGCTCTACAATATTCTGCTTCAAAAATACAGTTTTGCATTGAAGCTCGCTCAAATCTACGAACCCTTTCTTTTTTTCAAGGGAGC GTTTGACATCTCAAACACAGAGGATTTGTGGAACGAAATGTCGGAAAGAGATCAGGAGAATTTCAACTTTGATGTTAAGAGCATAGACTGGAAACACTATTTCATGAAATCTCATATTCCTGGACTTGTAAAATATGTTATGTGA
- the LOC131057346 gene encoding probable fatty acyl-CoA reductase 5 — MAMDTLEFLRDKTILIVGATGFLGKVFVEKILQVQPDVKCIYTLIRSTNEESARAKLQNDVISRPLFGLLRERYKGERYKEFMARKLVSVVGDVALNDLGIKDVVISKQLFWLLHERYKGESFQERMVRKLIPVVGDVVLNDLGIKERISDVGASE; from the exons ATGGCGATGGATACTCTTGAGTTTCTAAGAGATAAAACTATTCTCATTGTTGGTGCCACGGGATTTCTGGGAAAAG TTTTTGTGGAGAAAATCCTGCAAGTGCAACCAGATGTGAAGTGTATTTATACACTTATAAGGTCTACAAATGAGGAATCTGCTCGAGCCAAACTACAGAATGAT GTGATATCCAGACCGTTGTTTGGGCTTCTGCGGGAGCGTTACAAGGGAGAAAGGTATAAGGAATTCATGGCAAGAAAACTTGTTTCTGTTGTTGGAGATGTGGCACTCAATGATCTCGGAATCAAAGATGTG GTGATATCCAAACAGTTGTTCTGGCTTCTGCATGAGCGTTACAAGGGAGAAAGCTTTCAGGAACGCATGGTAAGAAAGCTTATTCCTGTTGTTGGAGACGTGGTGCTCAATGATTTGGGAATCAAGGAGAGAataagtgatgtaggagcatcggaGTAG